From the genome of Streptomyces spinoverrucosus:
TTGCCCGGCGCGGTGACATCGACGTCGTTGATGATCACCGAGCGGTTCTTGTACTGCGTGGAGCAGTTGCCGCAGGTGCGCACCAGCTTGCCGAAGTTCGAGACCTGGAACTTGGTCACGACGAGCTTGCCCGCGCCGTTGAACTGGAAGACCTTGTCGCTGGCGCTCCTCGCGCCGCCGCCGTGCACCGTGTAGACGGCCGACGTCGACTTGCCCTTGAAGGTCGCCGCGTCCTCGCCGACGTCCTCCCACCACACGTTCTGCAGCGTGCAACTGCCCAGGCAGTGGACGCCGTCGGCGGCCGGGGAGCCCAGGATCACGTTCTTCAGGACCGCGCCGTCCTTCAGCTGGAAGATCGGGTCCTGACCCTCGTCCTGGCCGGAGCCGCCCAGCGCACCACTGCCGTAGAAACGCTGGTAGCCGCCGTCGTACGTGCCCGAGACGGTGATCGTGCTGCTCACCGGCTTGGTTCCCTTGGCGGTCGGCCAGGCCGACGCGGCGCCGGCGGTGGACAGCAGCGACGTGGTCGCGAACGCCGCGCCGGTGAGGCCGAGCGCGGCGACCGAGCCGATCACGGCTCGCCGCCGGGTGACCCGGCGCCGGTGCCGGACGCGCTGTTGTGCTGGTGCAGTCATGTACCGCTTCCTCAACTGGGTGGTGACTCTTGCGCCTTGTGGTCGCCACCGGTGAAGAAAGGGTTGCCGCGTCTTCGAAAGTTCTTTACGAGCGGGCCGCGAAGTCGCCCGCCACGGACAGCTGTCGGTCGCCCGCGGTCGCCGTCGCCGTGTAGCGGTCGTCCTTGGCGTCGCGGCCGCCGCGCTCGTGGTCGTACTGGCCCGCGAACACCCACTCGCCCGCCGGGACCGTACGGCCCTCCTTGAGCACCCAGGTGTAGACGAGGAAACCGTCCTGCTCGCCGACCGTCAGGTCGAAGTCCTGCTCCGGCAGCGAGCGCCAGGCGCCCGTCGAGGAGACCCCGCCGGTCTGGGCGATCCGCAACCGCACCGTGAGCTCCGTCAGTTGCTCACGGGCCTCGACGGTGACGTTGCTCTGCGCCCAGAAGTCGTTGCTGTGCGGGTCCACCGAGCCGTCCGACCACAGCGGGCCGTCCTCGACGCCGGCGGCCGGCGGCTCAGTGGTGGGCGAGACGGGGGCCGTCGGTGTCGGGGCCGACGGCGTACCGGTCTCCTCCTCCCGGGACTCCGGGGAGGGTGGGGTCACCGGGAAGGCGGGCGGCCGGCTCGTCGCGTCCGGCGACGGAGTGGGCGTCGCGGTGACCGCGACCTTGCCCTGCGGGGGCGCGGGTTCGTCCTTCACGGCGGAGGCGACCGCGTAGCCGCCGACCGCCAGCACCCCCGCGACCGCGGCCGTCGCGCCGGCCACCCGCAGCCAGCCGAACACCGGCGGCAGCGTCGCCCGGTGGCCGCCCGCGCCGCGGGCCTCCTCGGCCATCCCGCGTTCGATCCGGGCCAGCATGCGCACCCGGTCGGGCTGGTGCGCCTCGGCCGCCTCGTGCAGCCGGGCGCGCAGCTCGTCGTGCACGTCCCGCTGCATCGTCATCGGTCCCTTCCTCCGGCCTCACCGGTGCGCGCCATGGCCGCGTGCACTCTCTGCGGAGCCGCCCGTGTACCGAGCAGGCGTTGCAGCTCGGCCATTCCCTTCGACGTCTGGCTCTTCACCGTACCCACCGAGATGCCCAGGGCGAGCGCGGTGTCCTTCTCCGAGAGATCGAAGGCGTGCCGCAGCACCACACAAGCCCGCTTGCGAAACGGCAGCCGGCGCAGCGCCGCCTGGACGTCCACCGCGCCCGCCACGTCCGGGTTCTCCACCTTCTCCTCGCGCTGCGACCAGAACAGGGCGATCCGCCGCCGCTCACGCACCGCGCTGCGGATCCGGGTGCGGGCCAGGTTGGCGACCACTCCGCGCGCGTACGCCACCGGATGCTCGGCCGCGCGCACCCGGTCCCAGCGGTGCCACATCGCGAGCAGCGCGTCCGCCGCCAGATCGTCGGCGGCGTCCGCCTCACCCGTCAACAGATGGGCCAGGCGGGCGAGTTCGACGTGGTGGCGCTCGAAGAAGGCATGGAACTCCACGGAGGCGGCGTCGTCGACGACTGTCCCCACGGGCGGTTTCTCCTCGAAGCGTTGACCCGGCATCGAACAGCCGTACGCCGGGATGAGATCCGGAACTGTATCAGCGTTACCGATGAGTCCTGTACGGGGCTTCGAACACCGTGTGGCAGGCCGAACCCGATTCCGTAACACGGAGAAAACCTGAAACCGGTTCAACGAGGGAACAATCCAGCCAGCATCCGCACACAGATCATTCAGGCATCAGGGAGTACCCGCCATGTCCGACTTGCAGCAGGTGGCCGACCGGTCAAGTGCCCCGCCACCGGCGGCGAACAGCGTCGACCGGTTCTTCAGGATCTCCGAGCGGGGGTCCACCTTCGGCCGGGAGATACGCGGCGGCTTCGCCACCTTCTTCACCATGGCCTACATCCTTGTCCTGAATCCCATCATCCTGGGCAGCGCCACGGACAAGTACGGCGAGCAGCTCGACCCCGTCCAACTCACCACCGCCACCGCCCTGGTGGCCGCGGTCATGACCGTCATCATGGGCGTCGGCGGCAATCTGCCGCTCGCGCTCGCCGCCGGACTCGGCCTCAACGCCGTCGTCGCCTTCCAGATCGCCCCGCTGATGAGCTGGGACGACGCGATGGGCCTGATCGTCCTCGAAGGCCTGCTGATCTGCGTCCTGGTAGTGACCGGCCTGCGCGAGGCCGTCATGCACGCCATCCCGCAGCCCCTCAAGCAGGCGATCAGCGTCGGCATCGGCCTGTTCATCGCCTTCATCGGCTTCGTCGACGCCGGTTTCGTCAGCCGGATCCCGGACGCCGCGAACACCACCGTGCCCGTTCAGATGGGCGGGTCAGGCACACTCACGGGCTGGCCGATTCTCGTCTTCTGCCTCGGCGTGCTGCTGACCGTCGGACTGCTCGCCCGCAAGGTCAAGGGCGCCATCCTGATCAGCATCGTGACCATGACGATCGTCGCGATCGTCATCAACTCCCTCGCCGACATCAAGACCTGGGGACTGACCACCCCCGCCTGGCCCGACCAGGTGGTCGGCGCCCCCGACTTCGGACTGATCGGCGACTTCAGCCTGTTCGGAGCGTTCGGCGAGCCCGGCGTCGGGGTCATCACCGTCGTGCTGCTGATCTTCACCCTGATCCTGTCCGACTTCTTCGACACCATGGGCACGGTCGTCGGCATCAGCACGGAGGCCGGATTGCTGGACGAGGACGGCAAGGTCCCGAACCTCGGCCGGGTCCTGCTCATCGACGGCGCGGCGGCCGTCGCGGGCGGCGCCGCGTCCTCGTCCTCCGCCACGTCCTACATCGAATCGGCGGCCGGCGTCGGCGAGGGCTCGCGCACCGGGTTCTCCAACCTGGTCACCGGCGGCCTGTTCGCCCTCGCCCTGTTCCTCACCCCGCTGCTGACCATCGTCCCGCTCCAGGCCGCCGCCCCGGCCCTGGTCGCCGTCGGGTTCCTGATGATGACCCAGGTCAAGCAGATCGACTGGGACCGGTACGAGATCGCCATCCCGGCGTTCCTCACCATCGCCGTGATGCCGTTCACGTACTCCATCACCAACGGCATCGGCGCGGGGTTTGTCGCCTACGTCGTCATCAAGACGGTGCTGGGGAAGGCCAAGGAGGTTCACTGGCTGCTGTGGGGACCTCGGCGCTGTTTCTGGTGTACTTCGCGATTGACCCGATCGAGCAGGTTCTCGGCGTCAAGTGAAGCGCCCCAGGGGCGCGGGGAACTGCGCGACCAGCCACGGACGGCCCGCACGCTGGTCGCGCAGCTGACCTTCAGTTGTTCAACGCCGCTTCCATGACCGCCTTGGCCACCGGCGCCGCCAGCCCGTTGCCGCTGACCTCCGACCGTGCCGCGTCCGACTGCTCCACCACCACCGCCACGGCGACCTCCTTGTCCGAGGAGTCCGACTTGGCGTACGAGGTGAACCAGGCGTACGGCGTCTTGCTGTTGTTCTCGCCGTGCTGGGCCGTGCCCGTCTTGCCGCCGACGGTGGCGCCGGAGATCTGCGCGTTCGACCCCGTGCCCTCCTCGACCACCGTCTGCATCGCCGACTGCAACTGCTCGGCGGTGGAGGAACTGACGATCTCCTGGGTGGAGGCGTTGTCGTCGTAGTCCTCCAGCACATCGCCGCTGTGGTCGGTGATCTGCGACACCATGTGCGGCTGGACCAGCTTGCCGCCGTTGGCTATGGCCGCGGACACCATGGCGATCTGGAGCGGGGTCGCGGTGACGTCGAACTGGCCGATCCCGGACAGGGCGGTCTGCGCCTCGTCCATGTCCTGCGGGTACACGCTCTCGTAGGCGCGCACCGGAACGTCCTGCTCGTCGTCGTTGAAGCCGAACTTCTCCGCCATCGCACGGACCTTGTCCTGGCCGAGGTCGACGGCCATCTTGCCGAAGACGTTGTTGCACGAGTACTGGAGCGCGACCCGGATCGAGGCGTTCTCGCAGGGCGCGTTCGGGTTCTCGTTGGTGAGGTCGTCGGAGGACAGCGGCAGGTCGTACGGGTCGGGGCTGTCCGTGCGCTCGTCCACCGACGAGTACAGCCCGTCCTCCAGCGCGGCCGCCGCGACCACCAGCTTGAAGGTGGAGCCGGGTGGCAGCGGCTGGCGCAGCGCCCGGTTCGTCATCGGCTTGTCCTCGTCCTTGGTGAGCTGCGTCCAGACCTCCGAGTTGCCCGCGGTGATCTCCGACGGGTTGTACGAGGGGGTGGAGACGACCGCCAGGATCTTCCCGGTCTTCGGGTCGATCGCGACGGCGGCGCCCTTCTTGTCGCCCAGCGCCTCGTACGCCGCCCGCTGGGCGTCCGGGTCGATCGTCGTGATCACGTCACCGGGGTCGGCGCGCTTGTTGGTGACCGTGTCCATCACGGTCTTCAGCCGGGTGTCGGTGCCGTCCAGCAGGTCCTGATAGATGCCCTCCAGCTGGGTGGCGCCGTACACCTGCGAGCTGTAGCCGGTCACCGCCGCGTACAGCGCGCCGTCCTTGTACGTCCGCTTGTACTTGAGGTCGCCGCTCGTGGTCCGGGCCGAGCCGGTCACCGACTCTCCGGCCACGATGATGTTGCCGAGCGGCTCGCTGTACAGCTCGATCGCGTTCCGCCGGTTGTCCTTGTCGTCCGCGAGTGCCTGGCCCTCGTAGAACTGCACCCAGGTGGCCCTGACCAGCAGGACCAGCACCAGGAGCAGCGCGAAGACCGACGCGCGCCTGATCGTCTTGTTCATCCCGCTCTACAGACGAGCGACACCGGGCGGAACGTTCCCTTCCGCCCGGTTTCTCATCCGCTCCTCAGAAACCCGGCCTCGTACGCCGCGATCACCGCCTGGGTACGGTCCCGGGCGCCGGTCTTGGCCAGGACCGCCGCCACATGCGACGTCACCGTCGCCGGGCCGACCTCGATCCGCCGGGCGATCTGCGCGTTGGCCAGCCCGTCCGCCATGTGCCGCAGCACCTCGTTCTCCCGCCCGGTGAGCCTGGCCACCCAGGCCGGAGGCGCCGTTGACGACGGCCATGGAGGTCCGGTGCTCCAACAGCGCACTGCCGTCCGGGATCCCGGCCCGGCTCCCGGCGATCCACGCGACCTTGAGGGCGATGTACGGAACGCAGGAGACGATCGCGGCGGCGCGCAGCGCCCGGCGGGGCCCGGAGAGGGCGGGCAGGGGAGGAGCCTCGGCTCACAGCCTCCGTGTGGCGAGCGTCAGCCGGTCGCGGGCGTCGAACAGGGCGTCCTTCACCATCTGCTCGTGCGCCGGGGTGAGCCGGGCCACCGGGATCGAGCAGCTGATGGCGTCACGGGCCGGGGTGCGGTAGGGGATCGGCACGCCGAAGCAGCGCAGGCCGAGGGTGTTCTCCTCGCGGTCGACGGCGTACCCCTGCTCCCGTACCTGGTGCAGCTCCTCGATGAGCTTCTCCCGGTCGGTGATGGTGTTCTCGGTCAGCGCGGGCAGGGTCTCCGGCAGCATCTTGCGCACCTGCTCGTCTGAGTAGGTGCTGAGCAGCGCCTTGCCCAGCGAGGTGGAGTGCGCGGGCAGGCGGCGGCCGACCCGGGTGAAGGGGCGCAGGTAGTGCTGGGACTGGCGGGTGGCGAGGTAGACGACGTTGGTGCCGTCCAGGCGGGCCAGGTGGATGGTCTCCGTGGTGTCGTCCGAGAGCCGGTCCAGCGTCGGCCGGGCCACCGCGACCACCTCGTCGCCGTCGATGTACGACGTGCCGACGAGCAGCGCCCGTACGCCGATGCCGTACCGCGTGCCGGTCGCGTCCGTCTCCACCCAGCCGAGCTCGACGAGGGTGCGCAGCAGCATGTAGAGGCTGGACTTGGGATATCCGACCGCTTCCTGGACCGCCGCGAGGGAGTGCATGCCGGGTCGTCCGGCGAAGTACTCGAGGAGTTCGACCGTCCGCACCGCCGACTTGACCTGCGCCCCGCCGCCCGTCTCGCCTGCCGACATCGCCCTTGACCCCTTCGTTCGACGGGAAATAGTCTCTCGATCGTTCATCATCAGAGACAGTGTTCAGTATATCGAACGCCCGTGAGGTGGGCGACATACTGGGAGGGACCCGCGGTGGCAGCAGCACCAGTCTGGAGTGTCGACCCCCGTACCGGGAAGCAGCGTGAACAGGTTGCGGTGGAGGCCACAGCCCAGGAGGTGGACACCGCCGTCCGCGCCGCGCACGACGCCCGGGCCGCCCTTGCCGACCGCACGGTCCGCGCCGCCTTCCTGCGCACCGCCGCGGACCAGTTGGAGGCGGCCCGGGACGGACTCGTCGAGACCGCCGACGCCGAGACCGCGCTGGGCCCGGTCCGGCTGACCGGCGAACTCGCGCGCACCTGCTACCAGTTGCGGGCCTTCGCCGGCATCGTCGACGAGGGCGCCTTCCTCGACGTGGTCATCAACCACCCCGACGAAACGGCCACCCCGCCCATCCCGGACCTGCGCCGCTACAAGGTGCCGCTGGGCGTCGTCGCCGTCTACTCGGCCTCCAACTTCCCCTTCGCCTTCTCCGTCGCCGGCGGCGACACCGCCAGCGCGCTGGCCGCCGGCTGCCCGGTCGTCGTCAAGGCCCACCCCGACCACCCGGGCCTGTCCGAGCTGGTCGCCAAGGTGCTGCGCCGGGCCGCGGGGGAACACGGCATCCCCGAGGGCGTGGTGGGCCTCGTGCACGGCTTCGACGCGGGCGTGGAGCTGATCGGGCATCCGCTGGTCACGGCGGCCGGGTTCACCGGTTCGGTACGAGGCGGGCGTGCCCTCTTCGACGCGGCGGCCGCCCGTCCGGTCCCGATCCCCTTCCACGGCGAGCTGGGCTCCCTGAACCCGGTGCTGGTCACCGAGGCGGCCGCGGCCGAGCGGGCGGAGCAGATCGGGGCGGGTCTCGCCGGGTCGATGACGCTGGGCGTCGGGCAGTTCTGTGTGAAGCCGGGGCTGGTGCTGGCGCCGTCCGGCGCGGCGGGCGACCGGCTGGTGAAGTCGCTGACGGACGCGGTCAGCGACACCGAGGCGGGCGTCCTGCTCGACCACCGGATGCGGGACAACTTCATCACCGGGGTCGCCGAGCGGGCCGCGCTCGACGGGGTGGAGTCGCCTGTGACGCCGGGTGCCGGTGGGGCGCACACGGTGAGCGCGGGCTTCCTGACGGTGCCGGCGCGGAAGCTCGCGCGGGACGGCGCGTACGACCTGCTGCTGGAGGAGTGCTTCGGGCCGGTCACTGTCGTGGCCCGCTATGAGGACGAAGGTGAGGTCACGGCCGTTCTCTCGCGGCTGCCGGGGAACCTGACGGCGACGGTGCATCTGTCGGCGGAGGAGGCCGCCGGGGAGGGGCGGGGGGCCGAGCTGCTGGCCGAGTTGACGCCGTTGGCCGGGCGCGTGCTGGTGAACGGGTGGCCGACGGGGGTTGCCGTGGCTCCGGCCCAGCATCATGGCGGGCCTTACCCGGCTACGACGTCCACGTCGACTTCGGTGGGCGGTACGGCCATTGAGCGGTGGTTGCGGCCGGTGGTGTACCAGGGGGCGCCGGAGGCGTTGTTGCCGGCGGAGCTTCGGGATGAGAATCCCCTGGGGTTGCCTCGGAGGTTCAACGGGCGGCTGGAGCGGTAGCGCTCTGCGGGCAGCGCCGTAGGGGTGCGGTGATCTGTGGGCTGTGGGCTGTGGGCTGCGGGTTGTCTGTGGCTTGTCGCGCCCACGCGGCGGAGCCGCATATCGATACAGCCCGCGCCCCTTCAGCGGCGGGAATGAACCCGGATCCTTTGAATGTTCACGTACCTGGTGGAGAGGGCCTCCGCCGTCGTACGACCTGGAGTGAGCCGTGACCCTGCGTGTCGAGATCTGGAGCGACATCGCCTGCCCCTGGTGCTACGTGGGCAAGGCCCGCTTCGAGAAGGCACTCGCGGCCTTCCCGCAGCGTGACCAGGTCGAGGTGGTGCACCGGTCCTTCGAGCTGGACCCCGGTCGGGCCAAGGACGACGTGCAGCCCGTGCTGACGATGCTCACGAAGAAGTACGCCATGAGCGAGGCACAGGCGCAGGCCGGTGAGGACAACCTGGGCGCGCAGGCCGCCGCCGAGGGGCTTGACTACCGGACGCGGGACCGCGACCACGGCAGCACCTTCGACATGCACCGGCTGCTCCACCTCGCCAAGGAGCACGGTCGGCAGGACGAGCTGATCCAGCGGCTGTACCGGGCGAACTTCGCCGAGGAGCGGTCCGTCTTCAACGACGACGAGCGGCTCGTGGAGATCGCCGTCGGCGCCGGGCTCGACGAGGCCGAGGTGCGCAAGGTGCTCGCCGATCCGCAAGTCTACGCCGACGAGGTGCGCGCCGACGAGCGCGAGGCCGCGCAGCTCGGGGCCACCGGGGTGCCGTTCTTCGTGCTCGACCGCAAGTACGGCGTGTCGGGGGCCCAGCCCGCCGAGGTGTTCGAGCGGGCGCTGACGCAGGCCTGGGGTGAGCGGTCGCCGCTGGCGCTGGTCGAGGCGGGTGGCGCGGACGCGTGCGGGCCCGACGGGTGCGCGGTGCCGCCGCGCCAGTGAAGCCCCAGGTCAGGCGAGGTTCATAAGGGACCCTTAGGGAATCCACGTAGAAATACGCAATGGACTTGGGGGATGCCGGGCCGCAGAGTGGAGCCATGGAGACCTTCGAGAGCCTGGTCCGTTCCGAGTTCGCCCCGAAGAACACCTACCTGAACACCGCGAGCAACGGGCTGCTGCCGGCCCGCACCGTCACCGCGCTGCACGAAGCGGCGCGGCTGCGGGTCGACGGCGGACCCCTGGACCCACTGTTCGACGACGTGGAGACCGCCCGGGCCACCTTCGCCCGGCTGGCCGGCGTCCCCGTCGGCCGGGTCGCGGCGGGGGCCTCGGTCGCCGCGCACACCGGCGTGATCGCCGCCTCGCTGCCCGCGGGCGCCGAAGTCCTCACCGCCGAGGACGACTTCACCTCCGTACTCAACCCGTTCCACGTGCGCGGCGACCTCAAGGTGCGGGCCGTGCCGCTGGAGCGGATCGCCGAGGCCGTCCGCCCCGGCACCGCGCTGGTCGCGGTCAGCGCCGCGCAGTCCGCCGACGGACGCATCGCCGACCTGCCCGCGCTGCGCGAGGCGGCCCGGGAACACGGGGCCCGTACGTACATCGACTTCTCCCAGGCCGCCGGCTGGCTGCCGATGGACGCGAGCGCGTACGACTTCACCGCCGTCACCTGCTACAAGTGGCTGCTCGGCCCGCACGGGGCGGCCTTCCTCGTCGTCCCGGAGGACTTCGGCGGGCTGTCGCCGGTGCTGGCCGGCTGGGTCGCCGGCGAGGTCCCGATGGACAGCTGCTACGGGCCGGTGACCGAACTCGCCCACTCCGCCCGGCGCTTCGACCTCACCCCGGCCCTGTTCACCTACGCCGGGCTGCGCCACTCCCTCGAACTGCTCGAGGAACTCGGCGTGGACGCCGTACAAGCCCACGACCTCGCACTCGCCGACCGCTTCCGCGCGGGGCTCGGCGAGCTGGGCCACGAGCCCGTCCCCGCGCCCGGCTCCGCGATCGTCTCCGTGCCGGGCCTCGGGCACCGGGTGCCCGAGCTGGCCCGCGCGGACGTGCAGGTCTCCAACCGGGCGGGCAACCTGCGGGCGTCCTTCCACCTGTACAACACGCCCGCCGACGTGGACCGGATCCTGGACGTGCTGTCCGGCTGACGCGCCGCACGACCAATGCCCGGGCCCCTTGTCGAAAGGGGCCCGGGCTCAGGGTCGGCGGTCTACTTCACCGGCGTGAAGTCCCGCGCCCCGATGAACTCCGGACGCCGGATGGGCGCCGCGAACGGCTCCACCGCGGCGTTCTCCACGCTGTTGAACACGATGAAGACGTTGCTGCGCGGGAACGGCGTGATGTTGTCGCCCGACCCGTGCATGCAGTTGCAGTCGAACCAGGTCGCCGAACCGGCCTTGCCGGTGAACAGCTTGATGCCGTACTGCGAGGCCATCGCGGTCAGCGCCTCGTCCGACGGCGTGCCCGCGTCCTGCATCTGCAGCGACTGCTTGTAGTTGTCCTTCGGCGTGGCCCCCGCGCACCCGAGGAACGTCCGGTGCGACCCCGGCATGATCATGAGCCCGCCGTTGGTGTCGTAGTTCTCGGTCAGCGCGATCGAGACGGACACCGTGCGCATGTTCGGCAGCCCGTCCTCGGCGTGCCAGGTCTCGAAGTCCGAGTGCCAGTAGAAGCCGCTCGCCCCGAAGCCGGGCTTGACGTTGATCCGCGACTGGTGGACGTACACGTCCGAGCCGAGGATCTGCCGCGCCCGTCCGACGACCCGCTCGTCACGCACCAGCGCGGCGAACACCTCGCTGATCCTGTGCACTT
Proteins encoded in this window:
- a CDS encoding aldehyde dehydrogenase (NADP(+)) translates to MAAAPVWSVDPRTGKQREQVAVEATAQEVDTAVRAAHDARAALADRTVRAAFLRTAADQLEAARDGLVETADAETALGPVRLTGELARTCYQLRAFAGIVDEGAFLDVVINHPDETATPPIPDLRRYKVPLGVVAVYSASNFPFAFSVAGGDTASALAAGCPVVVKAHPDHPGLSELVAKVLRRAAGEHGIPEGVVGLVHGFDAGVELIGHPLVTAAGFTGSVRGGRALFDAAAARPVPIPFHGELGSLNPVLVTEAAAAERAEQIGAGLAGSMTLGVGQFCVKPGLVLAPSGAAGDRLVKSLTDAVSDTEAGVLLDHRMRDNFITGVAERAALDGVESPVTPGAGGAHTVSAGFLTVPARKLARDGAYDLLLEECFGPVTVVARYEDEGEVTAVLSRLPGNLTATVHLSAEEAAGEGRGAELLAELTPLAGRVLVNGWPTGVAVAPAQHHGGPYPATTSTSTSVGGTAIERWLRPVVYQGAPEALLPAELRDENPLGLPRRFNGRLER
- a CDS encoding IclR family transcriptional regulator → MSAGETGGGAQVKSAVRTVELLEYFAGRPGMHSLAAVQEAVGYPKSSLYMLLRTLVELGWVETDATGTRYGIGVRALLVGTSYIDGDEVVAVARPTLDRLSDDTTETIHLARLDGTNVVYLATRQSQHYLRPFTRVGRRLPAHSTSLGKALLSTYSDEQVRKMLPETLPALTENTITDREKLIEELHQVREQGYAVDREENTLGLRCFGVPIPYRTPARDAISCSIPVARLTPAHEQMVKDALFDARDRLTLATRRL
- a CDS encoding peptidoglycan D,D-transpeptidase FtsI family protein, with product MNKTIRRASVFALLLVLVLLVRATWVQFYEGQALADDKDNRRNAIELYSEPLGNIIVAGESVTGSARTTSGDLKYKRTYKDGALYAAVTGYSSQVYGATQLEGIYQDLLDGTDTRLKTVMDTVTNKRADPGDVITTIDPDAQRAAYEALGDKKGAAVAIDPKTGKILAVVSTPSYNPSEITAGNSEVWTQLTKDEDKPMTNRALRQPLPPGSTFKLVVAAAALEDGLYSSVDERTDSPDPYDLPLSSDDLTNENPNAPCENASIRVALQYSCNNVFGKMAVDLGQDKVRAMAEKFGFNDDEQDVPVRAYESVYPQDMDEAQTALSGIGQFDVTATPLQIAMVSAAIANGGKLVQPHMVSQITDHSGDVLEDYDDNASTQEIVSSSTAEQLQSAMQTVVEEGTGSNAQISGATVGGKTGTAQHGENNSKTPYAWFTSYAKSDSSDKEVAVAVVVEQSDAARSEVSGNGLAAPVAKAVMEAALNN
- the thpD gene encoding ectoine hydroxylase, encoding MTTTVTDLYPSRGTTEVSTPRQDPVVWGAPGTPGPIDVADLQAYERDGFLAIDELITEDEVAVYRQELNRLVTDPAIRTDERSIVEPKSKEIRSVFEVHRISEVFAALVRDERVVGRARQILGSDVYVHQSRINVKPGFGASGFYWHSDFETWHAEDGLPNMRTVSVSIALTENYDTNGGLMIMPGSHRTFLGCAGATPKDNYKQSLQMQDAGTPSDEALTAMASQYGIKLFTGKAGSATWFDCNCMHGSGDNITPFPRSNVFIVFNSVENAAVEPFAAPIRRPEFIGARDFTPVK
- a CDS encoding pectate lyase, which translates into the protein MTAPAQQRVRHRRRVTRRRAVIGSVAALGLTGAAFATTSLLSTAGAASAWPTAKGTKPVSSTITVSGTYDGGYQRFYGSGALGGSGQDEGQDPIFQLKDGAVLKNVILGSPAADGVHCLGSCTLQNVWWEDVGEDAATFKGKSTSAVYTVHGGGARSASDKVFQFNGAGKLVVTKFQVSNFGKLVRTCGNCSTQYKNRSVIINDVDVTAPGKSIVGINSNFGETAALRKVRIHGDSSKKIKPCTRFQGNNTGAEPKELGTGPDGTHCRYTPSDLTYK
- a CDS encoding aminotransferase class V-fold PLP-dependent enzyme, which gives rise to METFESLVRSEFAPKNTYLNTASNGLLPARTVTALHEAARLRVDGGPLDPLFDDVETARATFARLAGVPVGRVAAGASVAAHTGVIAASLPAGAEVLTAEDDFTSVLNPFHVRGDLKVRAVPLERIAEAVRPGTALVAVSAAQSADGRIADLPALREAAREHGARTYIDFSQAAGWLPMDASAYDFTAVTCYKWLLGPHGAAFLVVPEDFGGLSPVLAGWVAGEVPMDSCYGPVTELAHSARRFDLTPALFTYAGLRHSLELLEELGVDAVQAHDLALADRFRAGLGELGHEPVPAPGSAIVSVPGLGHRVPELARADVQVSNRAGNLRASFHLYNTPADVDRILDVLSG
- a CDS encoding DsbA family oxidoreductase: MRVEIWSDIACPWCYVGKARFEKALAAFPQRDQVEVVHRSFELDPGRAKDDVQPVLTMLTKKYAMSEAQAQAGEDNLGAQAAAEGLDYRTRDRDHGSTFDMHRLLHLAKEHGRQDELIQRLYRANFAEERSVFNDDERLVEIAVGAGLDEAEVRKVLADPQVYADEVRADEREAAQLGATGVPFFVLDRKYGVSGAQPAEVFERALTQAWGERSPLALVEAGGADACGPDGCAVPPRQ
- a CDS encoding SigE family RNA polymerase sigma factor — translated: MGTVVDDAASVEFHAFFERHHVELARLAHLLTGEADAADDLAADALLAMWHRWDRVRAAEHPVAYARGVVANLARTRIRSAVRERRRIALFWSQREEKVENPDVAGAVDVQAALRRLPFRKRACVVLRHAFDLSEKDTALALGISVGTVKSQTSKGMAELQRLLGTRAAPQRVHAAMARTGEAGGRDR